Genomic segment of Candidatus Bathyarchaeota archaeon:
TATTAAATTGAGCATATTAATGTCCTACTTACACCGACTTAACCATTCTGCTATATATCTGGAGAATATCTCAAAATCTGATATCTTTGTTTGTGGAAATTCGTAGACGAGGTCTATATTTATGGATGCATACTCTTGGACGAGGAGATTTCGGAATCCTATCATTGAAGCCATTACAATTTCAAAATTCTCCGGGATTATGCCGGCCTCCGCCAGGATGCTTAGGATATCTCCGTAGCTTTCAGGCCTTTAAGTTGGAGCTGAGATGATCTCATTGCCGATATCTAGATGCACTCGATGGAAACCTGAAGATACCTTTCAGCTGCTCCACTAATTATAAAATCTGCTTTGAAATCTTTCAAAGAGGTTTTTCGAATATCTTTAAAATATTTTATACACTGTTTAAGTTTACTTAATTTTGTCGTTATTAATTTTTTATCTATTTCAGAATTTGCTTCATCATACATTCATCATACCTCTCTATGGCTCTTCTAAAATCCAAATATTCACAATTTAACTATTATAGATTTCGCCTCAAAATTTATTCTTGATCCTTCACTTCTGCAATAAATAACTTCACCATTTTTTATTATCTGAAATTTCAGCAGAGTGGAGCGAGATTAATAATAGTTAAATCTACATTATTTCCAACCATTCCAGTAAGCATATCAACAATATGTAAATAATATTCAAGAAGTTTTTGGGACTTCAGAAAGTAAGATAGCTATGTCAATGTCACTTTGAGAAGTTTGACCTCCTCTTAAATAGGATGCAAAAAGATAGGCAACTAAAACACTTTCCTCATTTTCGAATAGCTTCCTAAGCTTTTTTATAACCTCTTCCAGCATATTACATTCAACCATAAGAGAGCTTCATATATTTAACTTCAGCCGCTTTCATGAAGAATAGCCTTTTTCAGATGAGTCCTAGAAGATTAGAGATAGGCATGTCAGGGCGCCCTCACACTTCTCAAACTCGGTCATGGATAGGGGGATCACCTCAAACCCAGCCTCCCTAACAATCTCATGAGTTTTAGGGTAACCATCCGGCATTAGAACCGTCTCCCCTATGGTTAGGGTGTTAGCAGCGTACGCCTCTTCATCTGGAACTGTTAAAACCCTGAACCCCTCAAGCACTGGATTGTGGGCGTAGGACCTTGTAGCAATCATCATTCCCTCTCCTAGATATGTCACATAGCTCTTCAAATGAACAATCTTCGGATCTATTATGGTGTCAACACGAACCTCGAGCCACTCCCTCATCTGGTCAACTCCCTCCACATTGGTTCGCTCAGTGACCCCGCTGATCAGCCGGTCCTCAAGGTGAATAACATCCCCTCCCTCCACTGTGGCCGGGGGAGTAGCCCTCTTAACCCTCAGATAACCCTTAAGAAACTCCTCCACCGCCTCTTCCTCGCCCCTCCTGCTCTCCCTAGCCATCCTGCAGATAAGCGCCCTATCCCCATGTATGACCGCGTTATCCTCAACGAAGCAGGAATCGGGTAGTAGATCATCTCTAGGAAGATGGATCACCTCAAGCCCGAGCTCGCTCAGAGCCCTACAATATTTCCTGTGCTGCTCCCGGGCAAGCTTAAGATCGATCATATGTCTAAGGGGATGAGAGGATATGCATCTCCCATAACTATTCCCGGGCTCCCTAACCAACGCACGCCTGAAGGTCAAATTCAAACCCTCAGATGAAAAGACACTTCCACCATATTAAAACTAGGATGAGCAAGGCGTTTTAGATGCACTTTCGGGGAACCTCCATCGATACCATATGTGCTTTCACTTGAGGTTTTTTTAAATACAGGTTAAAAAGTCGCCATTGTTATATCCAATTGATGTTTGATATTGGAAAGGATTTGAGGGCCCGTAGCCGAGCTTGGATAAGGCACCGGCCTCCGGAGCCGGAGAACATGGGTTCGAGTCCCATCGGGCCCGCCATTTCATTAGTTCAATAAAATTTATAATCCCTCTCTCTTGAATTTGAGAACTGGATTACCATACATGTTGGCTTAGGAGGATAATAAGTACAATATGCGTCTATTGGCATTATATTACCAAAATTATACACATCACGTGTTGTTCCAGAAACTAGTGTTGAAGTGATTTCACCTAACTTACATTCGCCGGCATGCATAGTAAATTCGGTCGGACATATATAAACTGTCCAGTCAAAAGATGCACCAGAGGATAACAAACATGTTGGCCCACAATTACCATTATTAAAACCACATTCATAGTTTACACAGTTTCCAAATGCGCAAGCCTTACATTGATTGTTCTCACAATAACAGCTAGAAGCTGTGCCAGCACATGGCTTACATTCATCATTAGAGCAATAGCAATTTGTGTTTGTACCGGCACAAGCTGAATTGTAGTCTTTGCATTCTCCAGAGATACATCTTTGACAGCCAGGACCGCAATCATTGTATCCGTCTTCCCTATTCACACAATTACCATTATCATCACACAATTTGCATGTTCCACAACTAATGCCTGGAGCATTTAAACAAGTGCCAAGACTACCACATTGTTTACATGTTTCCATCACATTGATTACAATTATATATATCATCATATATATAATTGTAATCGGGCTAAAGGGTATCGATGATGTATTTGTATGGAGGATTAGGAGAGTTTCATATAACTGGTTTGTTATGATAATAAAATCAATATGGAAAATCTGAAACATGATATACTTCAATTCTCGGATTTCGAGACTTCACTTTATCAATGAAATCTTTCTTATCCAAAGAAACTAACATCGAATTATTGTTTAATGCAACTTTAAGATATATTGCGTCTATAGCATAGATGTCATATTCTGAGCATAGGGGGTATGCAGATATACAAAAAGCCTTGTCACAGTTGACTAAAAGTCTTGGATCGATCATAAGATCAAGCAATTTTTTAGCCTCATCTGCGGCGTCCTTTCCAACCCTCCTCGCTAAGGTCCCGCAGACCTCCTGGTAGATTATGCTTGGCTCAGTCAAGATGAGGCTATCTGGCACCTTGAGTAATATTTCAAGGCATTTCTCGCTATATATCTCATCAGCCTTTAAGGCGGCTAGTAGGATATTAGAATCAAGGGTCAATAACCGACTATTAGGCCTCATGTTTCCTAGATCTTCTCTCCTCCTCGAGCACGGTTGGGGGGCCAACCCACCTTCTTGAGACAGTCTCCCTGAGCCCTAGAAATCCTTGGATTCCCTTCCTCATCTCCCCCATTCTCTCCTCGCTTAGAATTATCACATCTTTGGAAGAGACAAGCTTAGAGAGGAGTTCGGCCCAGGTCCTACACCCCAACTCCACCTTTAGCCTTTTAAGCTCCTTAAGGACATCTTCGGGCAAGTTTTTCACGAGTATTGTTGCCAGGCTCTTCACCATGGTAATCTAGATAATCTAGAATATAAAATTTATCGAAATAACTTACCCTTCCCTAGATCGTTCCTCCCTCCAAACACGACATACTTCAATATT
This window contains:
- a CDS encoding DUF86 domain-containing protein — its product is MLSILAEAGIIPENFEIVMASMIGFRNLLVQEYASINIDLVYEFPQTKISDFEIFSRYIAEWLSRCK
- a CDS encoding PIN domain-containing protein, whose product is MTLDSNILLAALKADEIYSEKCLEILLKVPDSLILTEPSIIYQEVCGTLARRVGKDAADEAKKLLDLMIDPRLLVNCDKAFCISAYPLCSEYDIYAIDAIYLKVALNNNSMLVSLDKKDFIDKVKSRNPRIEVYHVSDFPY
- a CDS encoding nucleotidyltransferase domain-containing protein — encoded protein: MLEEVIKKLRKLFENEESVLVAYLFASYLRGGQTSQSDIDIAILLSEVPKTS